The sequence CATCTTGCATGCCATGTTGCTTAGTATACAAGATTGCCGATATTATGTGTATATTATGCTTACTTTGCTGTAAAACACATTTGCCTTATCTGTTTGTTGCATGATGGATGTACTTAAATGTTATCCGTCCTCCGTATTGCGCAAAATATTTTGCTTTATGTAAGATTTTGTTATCTTTTTTAAGTCAAAATTTTGAAAGAAATGATTAATTTGCCAACAATGGGTACTCTTGCATGTAAATATGTGAATGAGtcaaaaagtaattaatttgcacaaTATGTGTTTACATTAGTTAATCCTTTGTGTTAAGAAAATGTTCAGTAATCTGTACTACATTCTGCGTATAGCGCTTTGCGCTTAGGCGTTGTGCGGCTTTTCAAAAATACACTTGTATTTTGATATTTAAACAAAGTTTTTCTGTTTTCCGTAAGAATGGATTTATGTAGTTAGGATAAACCAGTATATGTCATGACATTTAAACGATATTGTATTTTTTTTTCCCTTGGTGTTCTCTAGTGACGTCTATGCTTACACTAGCTAAGCTAATCCCTTGTGTCTGTAATGTTGACACAAAAGCTTCTGCCTTCGGGAGCATAAAAATGCTTTATCTTTTGTGGGTAGGATTATGAATGCACTATTCTACATTCCTAACGTGTAGCGCTTTGCATAAGCAAGAAAATAAGATTTCATTGATAACAGTATGTTGCACTTACAAATATTTGTTCAATATTTTCGTATGGATGGGGTGATCAAGTCTATCCAGAAAACTACAAAAATTTGCATTGTGCTTATTAGAAATGATAGTAAAGAACATGTTTAGCTAATGCACTGCACTATACGTGTGAACATTATGCCTTCCGTGCAGCTTTCTCCATTGTTCTGTTAATGTTTCATTATCTTTGATACTTTGAAGTACCCATTCACTTCATTTCTGTTAAACAACTGCTTTGAAACACCTCCTTTGAACATGTCCCTTTCTGCTTCATAAACAATAGATCGCTCCCTTGCAGGCCCCATATACTCATAATGCACCACTGATTTGCCATTAGGGGTAGGGAAACGCAATTCTGCATGTGATGTTGAATAGATAGCACCAAATTTACGCAGAGTCCTCCGTCCCAATAAAGCATTGAATCTCGACTTGCCGTCCAGCACTGTGAAATCCACGATTTCTGTGCGGACTAATGGATATGTTCCCAGCGTGACATCCAACTTAACTTTTCCTACCGCCCTTACAGATGCTCTCGTTATGCTAGTGATTTTTATATCCGTGTTGCGTAACCTATCCTTAACGCTGAACGAAAAACATCGAAAACAGTACAAGTACAAAAGATCTTCCTCGTTGCTAGTGTCTGTGTAGATTTTGGATATAAACTTGTTTGCAATCACATTAGAGATTACGACAGGGTCTTTCGACAGTTGCAGGTTTGGTATTGTGTGAAACATGATAAGAGCATACATCCATGCTTCCGTATTACGCTCTCTGCTCACCTCTTGCTCCTCTCCCCCATTCCAGATAACTTTTATGTGACGTTCAGGAGTTGGGTCCCTTTCAATCTTCTTTCCTCTATACGATTCCAATCACTCCGTCCACCGTGTCTCAACTTTTCCTGCCAAGCAAAACATTTGTTCGGGTCATTCCTCTTATACTGCTTTCCAGGTAGCAAATGGTTTAATTCACCAGCCTTGATCTTAGCAATGATCTCTCTCATTAAAGACTTGCAGTTGTCTGTGTGCATATGCTTCATGAAAATCACATCATCTGTCACTCTTTGGGCCTTCTCTCTCCTCCATAGGCGCTGGAGGATTGAAAGTTTCTTTGATGGGTTCAGTGAACAAGATTTCTTTTGGTGTCTTTGTAAAAGCCATAATTAGCAGATGCCCTTCTAATGGTCTGCGGTTGTGATAGTTATCATTCGGATGATTATTGCCCCTCCAACCATGCTGCTGCCTTTGATAACCGTTGTCATACCCACGCTGAGATCTGTCCGATTACCGTCCTCCATTCTCATGCCTGTAATTCCTTTCAACCCGCTGATGTCCCATTTCCCCAGCTCTCAAATGTTTTTGCGCCACTACCAATGCTTGatgcaaagtttttgaaacatcatacCGTAACGCATGAACTAAACTTGAAATTCAACGTTGGTCAAGAAAGAAAACGAAACCAGATACAAGCTGACTCTGGTATATCAGGTATCTTCTGACATTCGACAGTATAACGCTTCATAAAGTTGCTTAAAGACTCATTCTGATGCATAGTAATTTCATGTGCATCCAAGTGTGATAATGTGCAACTTCTCAAACTTTGGTACTGCATAACAAACTTGGCCCTCAAGTCCAAAAAACTGATAATGCTTCTAAGCAGAAGACTTGCAAACCACTCTCTTGCCATCTTGTGCaacaccataggaaacatatgacatGTAACCTCCTCCTCACAGTGTTGCAACCTCATAACTCCTTCAAACATAGTAAGGAAATCCTCTGGATCAGTCGTTCCATCATAAACACCTATAGATGGTATT comes from Rutidosis leptorrhynchoides isolate AG116_Rl617_1_P2 chromosome 4, CSIRO_AGI_Rlap_v1, whole genome shotgun sequence and encodes:
- the LOC139842223 gene encoding uncharacterized protein encodes the protein MDNEWEYGEEEQAFMSEEMAGKVVERILTKTAPGDEAVKPPAMAESTQCFITRIAEYPLPRNLGIPSIGVYDGTTDPEDFLTMFEGVMRLQHCEEEVTCHMFPMVLHKMAREWFASLLLRSIISFLDLRAKFVMQYQSLRSCTLSHLDAHEITMHQNESLSNFMKRYTVECQKIPDIPESAFHALRYDVSKTLHQALVVAQKHLRAGEMGHQRVERNYRHENGGRHQKKSCSLNPSKKLSILQRLWRREKAQRVTDDVIFMKHMHTDNCKSLMREIIAKIKAGELNHLLPGKQGKKIERDPTPERHIKVIWNGGEEQEVSRERNTEAWMYALIMFHTIPNLQLSKDPVVISNVIANKFISKIYTDTSNEEDLLYLYCFRCFSFSVKDRLRNTDIKITSITRASVRAVGKVKLDVTLGTYPLVRTEIVDFTVLDGKSRFNALLGRRTLRKFGAIYSTSHAELRFPTPNGKSVVHYEYMGPARERSIVYEAERDMFKGGVSKQLFNRNEVNGYFKVSKIMKH